The following are from one region of the Aspergillus chevalieri M1 DNA, chromosome 1, nearly complete sequence genome:
- a CDS encoding MAGE domain-containing protein (COG:S;~EggNog:ENOG410PP33;~InterPro:IPR002190,IPR037445,IPR041898,IPR041899;~PFAM:PF01454;~TransMembrane:1 (o185-203i)) produces the protein MPLVRKRRNPDPDEEIYASSPAGPSTQQAPRRRRRETQNTQADSDTESAADSSDDDNEDEDGTTHAPSSTDVMVKKLVRLVLASEYSRQVVRRTDISAKVLGEQGTRQFKAVFQGAQKALQERFGMQMVELPGKEKVTISQRRAAQKVEKPSSSNKSWILNSTLPSQYRTPQILPPTKAPMESTYTGIYSFIIAVILLNGGALQESKLERYLKRTNADTYTPIDRTDKLLQRLCKEGYLIRNREMDGGEEIIEYMVGPRGKMEVGTQGVAGLVREVYGQVAESGDMTALERDRMEEFEQQLARSLGMRRAGRTEAEDENGDEDQGSGRRQSRRQDDDEEDD, from the exons AACCCCGACCCCGACGAAGAAATCTACGCCTCCTCCCCCGCCGGCCCCTCCACCCAACAAGCcccccgccgccgccgccgcgaaACTCAAAACACCCAAGCAGACTCCGACACAGAATCCGCAGCAGACAGCAGTGATGACGAtaacgaagatgaagacggcACGACCCACGCGCCAAGCAGCACAGACGTGATGGTGAAGAAACTGGTGCGTCTGGTGCTGGCGAGCGAGTACTCGCGACAGGTTGTCCGGCGGACGGATATCAGCGCGAAGGTATTGGGGGAGCAGGGCACGAGACAGTTTAAAGCGGTGTTCCAGGGCGCGCAGAAGGCGTTGCAGGAGAGGTTTGGGATGCAGATGGTGGAGTTGCCGGGGAAGGAAAAGGTTACTATCAGTCAACGGAGGG CCGCGCAAAAGGTTGAAAAGCCCTCATCGAGCAACAAATCCTGGATCCTAAACAGCACTCTCCCATCGCAATACCGCACACCCCAAATCCTTCCCCCAACCAAAGCTCCCATGGAATCCACTTACACCGGCATCTACAGCTTCATCATCGCCGTGATCCTGCTTAACGGCGGCGCGCTACAGGAGTCCAAGCTAGAACGGTACCTGAAGCGCACGAACGCAGACACATACACGCCCATCGACCGCACGGACAAACTCCTGCAACGGCTCTGCAAGGAAGGCTACCTCATCCGCAACCGGGAGATGGATGGTGGTGAGGAGATCATTGAGTATATGGTTGGGCCGCgggggaagatggaggtTGGGACTCAGGGGGTTGCGGGGCTGGTGAGGGAGGTTTATGGACAGGTTGCGGAGTCAGGAGATATGACCGCTTTGGAGAGGGATCGGATGGAGGAGTTTGAGCAACAGTTGGCGAGGAGCTTGGGGATGAGGAGAGCTGGGAGAACcgaggcggaggatgagaatGGAGATGAGGATCAAGGGAGCGGGCGAAGACAGTCAAGACGAcaggatgatgacgaagaggACGATTGA